A section of the Quatrionicoccus australiensis genome encodes:
- a CDS encoding ABC transporter ATP-binding protein — translation MSLLEVKDLSIHFGGVKAVQNVSFNIDAGIVYSVIGPNGAGKTTLFNLITGVYKPTTGEIRLDGEAIHGKSPNELARRGVARTFQNLQICMNMTAIENVMVGAHLRLDRNLVKAALRFPGLKKRDREMRAEAAKLMDFVGLGQYVETRADAMSYGALKRLEIARALAMQPRLIFLDEPAAGLNPKETIEIDHLVRKIADSGVTVVLVEHDMKMVMNLSDRILVLDYGKKLTEGTGEEIRKNPDVIAAYLGAHA, via the coding sequence ATGTCGCTACTCGAAGTCAAGGACCTGTCCATCCATTTTGGTGGCGTCAAGGCGGTGCAGAACGTCTCGTTCAACATCGACGCCGGCATCGTCTACTCGGTGATCGGCCCGAACGGCGCCGGCAAGACGACGCTGTTCAACCTGATCACCGGCGTCTACAAGCCGACCACGGGCGAAATCCGTCTCGACGGCGAAGCCATCCACGGCAAGTCGCCCAACGAACTGGCCCGGCGCGGCGTGGCACGCACCTTCCAGAACCTGCAGATCTGCATGAACATGACGGCCATCGAAAACGTCATGGTCGGCGCCCATCTGCGTCTGGATCGCAACCTGGTCAAGGCGGCCCTGCGCTTCCCCGGCCTGAAAAAGCGTGACCGCGAGATGCGCGCCGAAGCGGCCAAACTGATGGATTTCGTCGGCCTCGGCCAGTACGTCGAAACCCGTGCCGACGCGATGTCCTACGGTGCCCTGAAGCGCCTGGAAATCGCCCGCGCCCTGGCCATGCAGCCGCGCCTGATTTTCCTCGACGAACCGGCCGCCGGCCTGAATCCCAAGGAAACCATCGAGATTGACCACCTGGTGCGCAAGATTGCCGATTCCGGCGTGACCGTGGTCCTCGTCGAGCACGACATGAAAATGGTCATGAACCTGTCGGACCGCATCCTGGTGCTCGATTACGGCAAGAAGCTGACCGAGGGCACGGGCGAGGAAATCAGAAAAAATCCCGATGTGATTGCGGCTTATCTCGGCGCTCACGCCTGA
- a CDS encoding CHAT domain-containing protein produces the protein MRPITLALLLAFSLPVALPPAQAQTAVATMPVTSITALKSEVNEAMNAQNWPHMATLAKRMVDQDPQNSDGHHWLGLALTQMGDIARAIPPRRRAAELQPDYADNWNGLCWTLILANQPAEAQSACEKAASLDPTNWPALVNLGHTFLLQGDAKSAQGWYQMALLYIDSDRAFENGPLADFNTFIDKGWKVRECRQARTWFMQAWPNWQTAMRLKNEADQLKAAGKYRQALPLARQSLQATTKTLGNFHPITGFRLSDVAILLQLTGSNAHAEPLFVRALAITEKILGPEHPDTGISLDNLAELYRTMGQYARAEPLYIRALAISEAANGLEHLSTSNVLNNLGLLYQAMGQYARAEAFHLRAISITDKHLGPEHPTTGISLNNLALLYQSIGQFAKAEELFIRAVNIGEKHLGPTHPDTGVWLNNLAGLYQQLGQYDRAEPLYSRALAISEKSNGPNHPSTARQLNNLALLYQVMGRYKHAEPLARRALAIGEKYLGPEHPDAGVWINNLALLYYYTGQYARAEPLMLRTLAISEKVEGPEHPSTGIRLNNLAGLYEAMKKPTRAEPLLLRAWRIATNAGNPSNTWIAQKLLLAFYTDTQPDLAIWYGKQAVNTLQSVRAGNTGLDKETQKSFLEKNETTYKSLADLLFAQGRLTEGQQVLAMLKEAEYFDFVQRSSASDPRKTQAGFTEQERPWSERYNQISNQLAALGKEREGLLKRVKNGETLAADELARKEKIDADLAVARQAYDAFMVDLKKEFTQNTGADRQQEFGEKNLASLRALQGTLRDLGHGAVTLHYLMTDKRLWILLTTPTVQLKREAAINAADLNRQIGQYREAIARRDPKIKELGKALYALLIGPVADDLQQAGAQTLMLSLDGSLRYLPMAALYDGERFVAQRYQLALYTSAATDKLKDKPQASWSLAGYGLTRKVEDFSALPSVKSELEGILLDMPGQVKFDQAFTAQAFKSGLENEPPVVHLASHFVFEPGNETNSFLLLGDGQRLSLKEIKDGYEFVNLDLLTLSACETAVGGGKDANGREVEGFGALAQNQGAKGVLATLWPVADESTGQFMQLFYGIRQKNPGMTKAAAMQLAQLAFIEGRVGSALAEVSRGAKRREAGKTAPVDATDHPYFWAPFILMGNWL, from the coding sequence ATGCGCCCGATCACCCTCGCTCTCCTGCTCGCCTTCAGCCTGCCAGTTGCCCTACCGCCAGCCCAGGCCCAAACCGCCGTGGCAACCATGCCGGTAACGAGCATCACTGCGCTTAAAAGCGAAGTCAACGAAGCCATGAACGCCCAGAACTGGCCCCACATGGCCACACTGGCCAAGCGTATGGTTGATCAAGATCCGCAGAATTCAGATGGCCACCACTGGCTGGGGTTGGCCTTGACACAAATGGGGGATATCGCTCGCGCCATACCTCCCCGTCGTCGTGCCGCCGAATTACAGCCTGATTATGCTGATAACTGGAATGGTCTGTGCTGGACGCTGATCCTAGCCAATCAGCCGGCAGAGGCCCAGTCGGCCTGCGAAAAAGCAGCCAGCCTCGACCCGACTAATTGGCCTGCCTTGGTCAATCTCGGTCACACTTTCCTGCTTCAGGGCGATGCAAAATCCGCCCAGGGTTGGTACCAAATGGCACTGCTCTACATCGATAGTGACCGCGCCTTCGAAAACGGCCCCTTGGCCGATTTCAATACTTTTATTGATAAAGGCTGGAAGGTAAGGGAATGCCGTCAGGCTCGAACCTGGTTCATGCAGGCATGGCCTAATTGGCAAACAGCCATGCGTCTCAAGAACGAAGCGGATCAGCTAAAGGCTGCCGGAAAATATCGTCAAGCCTTGCCTTTGGCCCGACAAAGCTTACAAGCAACAACTAAAACGCTCGGAAATTTCCATCCTATAACAGGCTTCCGCCTAAGCGACGTTGCCATTCTTCTTCAGCTGACCGGTAGCAATGCCCATGCCGAACCGCTATTTGTCCGTGCTCTTGCCATTACAGAAAAAATTCTTGGCCCGGAACATCCCGATACAGGAATCTCTCTCGACAATCTGGCGGAGCTATACCGCACCATGGGTCAATATGCTCGCGCCGAGCCTCTCTATATCCGCGCCCTCGCCATCTCGGAAGCCGCAAATGGCCTGGAACACCTGTCAACCAGCAACGTCCTGAACAATTTGGGCTTGCTTTATCAGGCCATGGGCCAATACGCCCGGGCTGAGGCATTCCATCTCCGCGCCATAAGCATTACAGACAAGCATCTCGGTCCGGAACACCCGACTACAGGCATTTCCCTCAATAATTTGGCGTTGCTGTACCAATCCATCGGGCAGTTCGCCAAGGCCGAAGAGCTATTTATCCGAGCCGTAAACATTGGCGAAAAACACCTAGGTCCTACGCACCCGGATACCGGTGTCTGGCTCAACAATCTGGCCGGACTTTACCAACAATTGGGTCAGTATGATCGAGCGGAGCCGCTCTATTCGCGAGCCTTGGCCATCTCGGAAAAGTCCAACGGCCCCAACCATCCATCCACCGCCCGACAACTCAACAACCTGGCATTGCTTTATCAAGTCATGGGTCGATACAAGCACGCCGAGCCTCTCGCTCGCCGTGCCCTCGCCATCGGTGAAAAATACTTGGGGCCAGAACACCCCGATGCGGGTGTATGGATCAACAACCTGGCATTGCTTTATTACTACACAGGACAATACGCCCGAGCCGAACCGCTCATGTTGCGCACCTTGGCCATTTCGGAAAAGGTCGAAGGCCCGGAGCACCCATCGACAGGCATTCGACTGAACAATCTGGCCGGACTGTATGAGGCCATGAAGAAACCAACGCGCGCCGAGCCTCTCTTGCTGCGTGCCTGGCGTATCGCGACAAACGCTGGGAATCCTTCGAACACATGGATTGCACAAAAACTGCTCCTTGCCTTCTACACCGACACCCAACCCGACCTCGCCATCTGGTACGGCAAACAAGCGGTCAACACCCTGCAATCCGTCCGCGCCGGCAATACGGGGCTGGACAAGGAAACTCAGAAGTCCTTCCTCGAGAAAAACGAAACCACCTACAAGTCCCTGGCCGACCTGCTCTTTGCCCAAGGTCGCCTGACCGAAGGCCAGCAGGTTCTCGCCATGTTGAAGGAAGCCGAGTATTTCGACTTCGTCCAGCGCAGCAGCGCCAGCGATCCGCGCAAGACCCAGGCCGGCTTTACCGAGCAGGAACGCCCGTGGAGCGAGCGGTACAACCAGATCAGCAATCAGCTGGCCGCTTTGGGCAAGGAACGCGAGGGGCTGCTCAAGCGGGTGAAGAATGGCGAGACTCTGGCGGCGGACGAACTGGCGCGCAAGGAGAAGATCGATGCCGACCTCGCCGTTGCCCGCCAAGCCTACGATGCCTTCATGGTCGATTTGAAGAAGGAATTCACGCAAAACACGGGTGCCGACCGTCAGCAGGAGTTCGGCGAGAAAAACCTGGCCAGCCTGCGCGCCTTGCAGGGCACCTTGCGCGATCTGGGGCATGGCGCGGTGACGCTGCATTACCTGATGACCGACAAGCGGCTGTGGATTCTGCTGACCACACCAACCGTGCAGTTGAAGCGGGAGGCTGCCATCAACGCCGCCGACCTCAACCGTCAGATCGGTCAATACCGCGAGGCCATTGCCCGACGTGATCCCAAGATCAAGGAACTAGGCAAGGCGCTGTACGCCCTTTTGATCGGACCGGTGGCCGATGACCTGCAGCAGGCTGGGGCACAGACATTGATGCTGTCGCTCGACGGCAGCCTGCGTTATTTGCCGATGGCGGCACTGTACGACGGCGAGCGGTTCGTGGCTCAGCGTTATCAGTTGGCGCTCTATACCTCGGCAGCCACGGACAAGTTGAAGGACAAGCCGCAGGCGTCCTGGTCGCTGGCCGGTTATGGCTTGACCCGCAAGGTGGAGGATTTCAGTGCCTTGCCGTCGGTGAAGAGCGAACTGGAGGGCATCCTGCTGGATATGCCGGGGCAGGTGAAGTTCGACCAGGCGTTTACCGCCCAGGCATTCAAAAGCGGGCTGGAGAACGAGCCGCCGGTGGTGCATCTGGCCAGTCACTTTGTGTTCGAACCGGGGAATGAGACAAATTCATTCCTGTTGCTGGGGGATGGCCAGCGGCTGTCGCTGAAGGAAATCAAGGATGGTTACGAGTTCGTGAATCTGGATTTGCTGACGCTCTCCGCTTGCGAAACCGCCGTAGGTGGCGGCAAGGATGCCAATGGCCGGGAGGTCGAGGGCTTTGGGGCGCTGGCCCAGAACCAGGGGGCCAAGGGCGTACTGGCGACCTTGTGGCCGGTGGCCGACGAAAGCACCGGGCAGTTCATGCAGCTCTTCTACGGCATTCGCCAGAAGAATCCGGGAATGACCAAGGCGGCGGCGATGCAGCTGGCTCAGCTGGCCTTTATCGAGGGCCGGGTCGGGTCGGCGCTGGCTGAGGTCAGCCGCGGGGCGAAACGGAGGGAGGCAGGCAAGACGGCACCGGTGGATGCCACCGACCATCCCTACTTCTGGGCGCCATTCATCCTGATGGGAAACTGGTTGTGA
- a CDS encoding RNA-directed DNA polymerase — protein sequence MPNVTLEHFERAAADIGAHGDNDMLPFDIDTRFVSHKQAELAHAAFAFFEQLQRDSEQNSSTKVTALSVFSERLLAPTGPTGFRVATKIQPFWNIYLNGLGVAIADALEDDRDGRVHSYRFLRNGGHELFDRTFSWKAFREATVADASAGGPGTVIVQTDISSFYQHISHHHIENFIDDLFPENERIGNQINALLNKFSSGRSFGLPIGGQCSRILAELFLNPVDHRMTGAGIQWHRYVDDYVLIARSQADAYRALSFLSHTLADYGLTLNKTKTVMFASRHYLDYVISQLGADDDEARQLRQIDLHFDPYSDTSVDDYESLKQTVESLEVQKLLNRELEKALPDTFLVTQIGRTLKLQEPTVAIQLATTLLSQGNLHAFRASWSTIMRGVANLRATEEFTDIFITLDQILDVIPEHSAHLLQAEASLLHYLRTLRFKRTPPRAAFVQQIYDATRSDTVKRACIDCWRQWKDRGGFTFIRNRWNELSADCQRLVWLAASAFGDQGEGFKRQIRPNLDHAWRLGIERQNTASYASIYQEWCDDPQASA from the coding sequence ATGCCAAACGTAACACTGGAACATTTTGAACGAGCCGCTGCCGACATCGGGGCACATGGCGATAACGATATGCTTCCGTTCGATATCGACACCCGCTTCGTTTCGCACAAGCAAGCGGAACTAGCACACGCGGCATTTGCGTTCTTTGAACAGTTGCAACGCGATAGCGAACAAAATAGTTCGACCAAGGTAACAGCACTTAGTGTTTTCAGTGAGCGTCTCTTGGCTCCGACAGGTCCGACTGGGTTCCGCGTGGCAACCAAAATTCAGCCGTTCTGGAATATTTACCTCAATGGGCTAGGGGTAGCAATTGCAGACGCGCTGGAAGATGATCGTGACGGCCGAGTTCATTCATACCGCTTCCTACGTAATGGTGGACACGAACTGTTCGACAGAACTTTTTCATGGAAGGCATTCCGGGAGGCAACAGTTGCCGATGCAAGCGCTGGAGGGCCAGGCACAGTCATTGTTCAAACCGATATATCGAGTTTTTACCAGCACATATCTCACCATCATATTGAAAACTTTATTGATGACCTTTTTCCAGAAAACGAGCGCATCGGTAACCAAATAAACGCGCTTCTCAATAAATTCTCAAGTGGCAGGTCGTTTGGCCTTCCGATTGGGGGGCAATGCTCTCGAATCCTTGCGGAGTTATTTCTCAATCCAGTTGACCACCGGATGACAGGGGCCGGGATTCAATGGCATAGATATGTCGATGACTATGTTCTGATTGCCAGGTCCCAAGCAGATGCTTATCGGGCGCTTTCCTTTCTTTCGCACACTCTCGCTGATTACGGATTGACGTTGAATAAGACGAAGACCGTGATGTTTGCATCGAGGCATTACCTTGACTACGTAATTTCTCAGCTTGGCGCCGACGATGACGAAGCGCGACAACTCAGGCAAATTGACCTGCACTTTGATCCTTATTCGGATACTTCAGTCGACGATTACGAGTCGTTAAAGCAAACAGTCGAGAGTCTTGAGGTCCAGAAACTTCTTAATCGCGAGTTGGAGAAAGCTTTGCCGGACACCTTTTTGGTAACTCAGATTGGACGTACACTCAAGCTGCAGGAGCCCACCGTTGCTATTCAGCTTGCAACCACCCTCCTGAGTCAGGGAAATTTGCATGCCTTCCGCGCCTCTTGGTCAACGATTATGCGAGGGGTTGCAAACCTCCGTGCTACCGAAGAATTTACCGACATTTTCATTACCCTTGACCAAATCCTGGATGTCATTCCGGAACATTCAGCCCACCTGCTTCAGGCGGAAGCAAGCCTTCTCCACTATCTTCGAACCCTGCGTTTCAAGCGGACGCCGCCCAGAGCTGCATTCGTACAACAAATCTATGATGCCACTCGCTCCGACACAGTAAAGAGGGCATGCATCGACTGCTGGCGGCAATGGAAAGACCGGGGAGGGTTCACCTTCATTCGAAATCGCTGGAATGAGTTGAGTGCCGATTGCCAGCGCCTGGTATGGCTAGCGGCCTCTGCCTTTGGTGATCAAGGTGAGGGATTTAAGCGTCAGATTCGTCCAAACCTAGATCACGCATGGAGACTGGGTATTGAGCGTCAGAACACAGCCAGTTATGCTTCAATATATCAGGAGTGGTGCGATGACCCGCAAGCCAGTGCCTGA
- a CDS encoding ATP-binding cassette domain-containing protein: MEALRIITEEHQNLWRIATTLDMVADEIDAGSKVETPFFSSVFDYIEQFMDRAHHAKEDAFLFPALRLRSPDAAAILDRLQVEHVNGPEVLRDLRTKLASTAGGGESNAAFTAALRNYTSAIKNHIRSEEKDAMPLAREVLTGDDWAEIDRAFLDNDDPLFGGKARAEFRELFHRIASLAPESIGLGAHSAGELQPGAASGPGDVLLSVKGMESCYGRIKALKGIDLEVRKGELVALVGANGAGKTTFLRTLSGVQPMSAGQIMFDGEDISKLRADLRMRRGICQSPEGRQVFGPLSIEDNLRLGAYTQPKGQVEGDLEKIFAMFPILKEKRNLPAGTLSGGQQQMLAIGRALMGRPKMLLLDEPSMGLAPLLVEEVFNVVKTLKAQGMTIFLVEQNAFAALAIADRGYVLETGHITLTGTGQELISNEQVRAAYLGM, encoded by the coding sequence ATGGAAGCACTACGCATCATCACCGAAGAGCACCAGAACCTCTGGCGTATCGCCACCACGCTGGACATGGTGGCGGACGAGATCGACGCCGGCAGCAAGGTCGAGACGCCGTTTTTCAGCTCGGTCTTCGACTACATCGAGCAGTTCATGGACCGCGCCCACCACGCCAAGGAAGACGCCTTCCTGTTCCCGGCGCTGCGCCTGCGCTCGCCCGATGCGGCGGCGATTCTCGACCGCTTGCAGGTCGAGCACGTCAACGGCCCGGAAGTGCTGCGCGATTTGCGCACAAAACTGGCGTCGACCGCTGGCGGCGGCGAAAGCAATGCCGCCTTCACGGCGGCGCTGCGCAACTACACGTCGGCGATCAAGAACCACATCCGCAGCGAGGAAAAGGACGCCATGCCGCTCGCCCGCGAGGTGCTGACCGGCGACGACTGGGCCGAGATCGACCGCGCCTTTCTCGACAACGACGACCCGCTGTTCGGCGGCAAGGCGCGCGCCGAATTCCGCGAACTGTTCCACCGCATCGCCAGCCTGGCGCCGGAATCGATCGGCCTCGGCGCGCATAGCGCCGGCGAACTGCAACCGGGCGCCGCCAGCGGGCCGGGCGACGTGCTGCTTTCGGTCAAGGGCATGGAAAGCTGCTACGGCCGGATCAAGGCGCTCAAGGGCATCGACCTCGAAGTGCGCAAGGGCGAACTGGTCGCGCTGGTCGGCGCCAACGGTGCCGGCAAGACCACCTTCCTGCGCACGCTCTCCGGCGTGCAGCCGATGAGTGCCGGCCAGATCATGTTCGACGGCGAAGACATCAGCAAACTGCGCGCCGACCTGCGCATGCGTCGCGGCATCTGCCAGAGCCCGGAAGGCCGCCAGGTCTTCGGCCCGCTCAGCATCGAGGACAACCTGCGCCTGGGCGCCTATACCCAGCCGAAAGGGCAGGTCGAGGGCGATCTCGAAAAGATTTTCGCGATGTTCCCGATCTTGAAGGAAAAGCGCAACCTGCCGGCCGGCACGCTCTCCGGCGGCCAGCAGCAGATGCTCGCCATCGGCCGCGCCCTGATGGGCCGCCCGAAAATGCTGCTCCTCGACGAACCGTCAATGGGCCTCGCGCCGCTGCTCGTCGAAGAAGTCTTCAACGTCGTCAAAACGCTGAAAGCCCAAGGCATGACCATCTTCCTCGTCGAACAGAACGCCTTCGCCGCGCTCGCCATCGCCGACCGCGGCTACGTCCTCGAAACCGGCCACATCACCCTGACCGGCACCGGCCAGGAACTGATCAGCAACGAACAGGTGCGGGCGGCTTATCTCGGGATGTAG
- a CDS encoding DUF4365 domain-containing protein has product MGQLPDHWVVRELTERDYGIDLMVEIFAPGLKDAKGKDAFAATGAVFHIQIKGTEESLKPVHAGTINYCIDKKSLSYVEKFSTPFLLFRVSVTDPQSIYFLWIQRYIKDVMDRETPMWREDMEDSITVRIPPENKLSNGINKIEGIAYRPKYLEELAEFSEIYTDIGSRIGAIRTGMHDVNQEVIADLKNRACRAQRLNVLLTRNECCINRQSLDALIQYIVGLDKQEGRSTEPPEEYNFKILAQSITGMGLVENFVLENDGLSAY; this is encoded by the coding sequence ATGGGACAGTTGCCGGACCATTGGGTCGTGCGAGAACTGACCGAGCGTGACTATGGCATCGATCTGATGGTGGAAATTTTTGCACCGGGTCTAAAAGATGCAAAGGGCAAGGATGCTTTCGCTGCAACTGGGGCCGTTTTCCATATTCAGATCAAGGGCACTGAAGAGTCGCTTAAGCCTGTCCACGCAGGCACAATCAACTACTGCATCGATAAGAAATCGCTCTCTTACGTGGAGAAATTCAGCACCCCGTTTCTTCTGTTTCGTGTGAGCGTCACCGATCCTCAGTCGATTTATTTCCTTTGGATTCAACGTTACATCAAGGATGTCATGGATCGCGAGACCCCAATGTGGCGGGAGGACATGGAGGATTCAATAACAGTTCGAATTCCTCCAGAAAACAAGCTCTCGAATGGCATAAATAAAATTGAGGGAATTGCATATCGCCCAAAGTATCTGGAGGAGCTTGCTGAGTTTTCCGAGATATACACTGATATTGGAAGCAGAATTGGCGCCATTCGCACCGGTATGCACGACGTCAACCAGGAGGTGATAGCAGACCTCAAAAATCGTGCTTGTCGTGCCCAACGGCTCAATGTGCTCCTTACGCGCAATGAATGCTGCATTAATAGACAGAGCTTAGATGCATTAATCCAATACATCGTTGGCCTCGATAAGCAGGAAGGTCGTAGCACGGAGCCTCCAGAGGAGTACAACTTCAAAATACTTGCACAAAGCATAACCGGGATGGGCTTGGTGGAGAATTTTGTTTTGGAAAACGATGGTCTTTCGGCGTATTAA
- a CDS encoding OsmC domain/YcaO domain-containing protein, translated as MEIKVNFLDKLRLEAKFDDFTVIADQPIRYKGDGSAPGPFDYFLASSALCAAYFVKLYCDTRNIPTEHIRLSQNNIVDPENRYQQTFKIQVELPPDISAKDRLGILRSIDRCTVKKVVQTGPEFIIEEVENLDADAQALLTINPDAGTQTFIAGKDLPLEQTIANMSGLLAGLGIKIEIASWRNLVPNVWSLHIRDAHSPMCFTNGKGATKESALASALGEYIERASCNHFYNDNYWGPEIANAPFVHYPEERWFKPGKKDALPKGLLDDYCLDIYNPDGELRASHLFDTNSGNTERGICALPYVRQSDGETVYFPTNLIDNLFLSNGMSAGNTLVEAQVQCLSEIFERAVKREILEGEIALPDVPAEVLAKYPGIVAGIAELENQGFPVLVKDASLGGEFPVMCVTLMNPRTGGVFASFGAHPSLEVALERSLTELLQGRSFEGLNDLPRPTFESNAVTEPNNFVEHFIDSSGVVSWRFFSAKADYDFVEWDFSGHGENSNADEAATLFGILEDLGKEVYMAVYDQLGATACRILVPGYSEIYPVDDLIWDNTNKALAFRADILNLHRLDDEALEALLERLEESELDDYTDIITLIGVEFDENTDWGQLTILELKLLINLALQDFAAAKEQVEAYLQYNENTVERGLFYQALNVVLEVLLDDELELDDYVVNFRRMFGNPRMDAVLGSVDGSVRFHGLTPTSLALEGLDRHQRLIDSYKKLHAARGRAA; from the coding sequence ATGGAAATCAAGGTCAATTTTCTCGACAAGCTTCGTCTCGAGGCCAAGTTCGACGACTTCACGGTCATCGCCGATCAGCCCATCCGCTACAAGGGCGACGGCTCGGCGCCGGGGCCGTTCGATTACTTCCTGGCTTCGTCGGCCTTGTGCGCGGCCTATTTCGTCAAGCTCTACTGCGACACGCGCAACATTCCGACCGAGCACATCCGCCTGTCGCAGAACAACATTGTCGATCCGGAAAACCGCTACCAGCAGACTTTCAAGATCCAGGTCGAGCTGCCGCCGGACATTTCCGCCAAGGACCGGCTGGGTATTTTGCGCTCCATCGACCGGTGTACCGTCAAGAAGGTCGTGCAGACCGGCCCCGAGTTCATCATCGAGGAAGTCGAGAACCTCGACGCCGACGCCCAGGCGCTGTTGACCATCAACCCGGATGCCGGCACCCAGACTTTCATCGCCGGCAAGGATCTGCCGCTCGAGCAGACCATCGCCAACATGTCCGGCCTGCTCGCCGGGCTGGGCATCAAGATCGAAATCGCCTCCTGGCGCAACCTGGTGCCCAATGTCTGGTCGCTGCACATCCGCGACGCGCATTCGCCGATGTGCTTCACCAACGGCAAGGGCGCGACCAAGGAAAGCGCGCTGGCTTCGGCGCTCGGCGAGTACATCGAGCGGGCGAGCTGCAACCATTTCTACAACGACAATTACTGGGGCCCGGAGATCGCCAACGCGCCCTTCGTGCATTACCCGGAGGAGCGCTGGTTCAAGCCGGGCAAGAAGGATGCGCTGCCCAAGGGCCTGCTCGACGATTACTGCCTCGACATCTACAACCCGGACGGCGAACTGCGCGCCTCGCACCTGTTCGACACCAACTCCGGCAACACCGAGCGCGGCATCTGCGCGCTGCCCTATGTGCGCCAGTCGGACGGGGAAACGGTCTATTTCCCGACCAACCTGATCGACAACCTGTTCCTCAGCAACGGCATGAGCGCCGGTAACACGCTGGTCGAGGCGCAGGTGCAGTGCCTGTCGGAAATCTTCGAACGCGCCGTCAAGCGCGAAATCCTCGAAGGCGAAATCGCGCTACCCGACGTGCCGGCCGAGGTGCTGGCCAAATATCCGGGCATCGTCGCCGGAATTGCCGAGCTGGAAAACCAGGGCTTCCCGGTGCTGGTCAAGGATGCGTCGCTGGGCGGCGAGTTCCCGGTGATGTGCGTGACCCTGATGAACCCGCGCACCGGCGGCGTGTTTGCCTCCTTCGGCGCGCATCCGAGCCTGGAAGTGGCGCTCGAACGCAGCCTGACCGAGTTGTTGCAGGGCCGCAGCTTCGAAGGCCTCAACGACCTGCCGCGCCCGACCTTCGAGAGCAACGCGGTCACCGAGCCGAACAACTTCGTCGAACACTTCATCGACTCGAGCGGCGTCGTCTCCTGGCGCTTCTTCAGCGCCAAGGCCGATTACGACTTCGTCGAGTGGGATTTCTCCGGCCACGGCGAGAATTCCAACGCCGACGAGGCCGCCACGCTGTTCGGCATCCTCGAAGACCTGGGTAAGGAGGTGTACATGGCGGTCTACGACCAGCTTGGCGCCACCGCTTGCCGCATCCTGGTGCCGGGTTATTCGGAAATCTATCCGGTCGACGACCTGATCTGGGACAACACCAACAAGGCGCTGGCCTTCCGCGCAGACATCCTGAACCTGCACCGCCTCGACGATGAGGCGCTGGAAGCCTTGCTGGAGCGCCTGGAAGAGAGCGAACTCGACGACTACACCGACATCATCACGCTGATCGGCGTCGAATTCGACGAGAACACGGATTGGGGGCAGCTCACCATCCTCGAACTCAAGCTCCTCATCAATCTCGCGCTGCAGGATTTCGCGGCGGCCAAGGAACAGGTCGAGGCCTACCTGCAATACAACGAAAACACCGTCGAGCGCGGCCTGTTCTACCAGGCGCTCAACGTGGTGCTCGAAGTGCTGCTCGACGATGAACTGGAACTGGACGATTACGTGGTGAATTTCCGCCGCATGTTCGGCAACCCGCGCATGGACGCGGTGCTCGGCTCGGTGGACGGCAGCGTGCGCTTCCACGGACTGACCCCGACCAGCCTGGCGCTCGAAGGTCTGGACCGCCACCAGCGGCTGATCGACAGCTACAAGAAGCTGCACGCGGCGCGGGGCAGGGCGGCCTGA